One part of the Malus sylvestris chromosome 2, drMalSylv7.2, whole genome shotgun sequence genome encodes these proteins:
- the LOC126604507 gene encoding protein NONRESPONDING TO OXYLIPINS 2, mitochondrial-like encodes MAWRSGSSLSRSLISTARASTFRSSPSISSLPRAPLRNLIGSSSRRNLFSLPVNAGQLACAQSLMPLHSALASARLTSHISVEARHCCELSQGS; translated from the exons ATGGCGTGGCGATCTGGGTCGTCGTTGTCAAGGTCTCTGATCTCAACGGCAAGAGCTTCGACATTCCGGTCGTCTCCGTCGATCTCATCTCTCCCTCGCGCTCCGCTTCGTAATCTCATCGGCAGCAGCTCCCGCCGCAACCTCTTCTCCCTCCCAGTCAATGCGGGCCAATTAGCTTGCGCGCAGTCGCTGATGCCATTGCACAGCGCCCTGGCTTCGGCTCGTCTCACAAGCCACATCTCCGTCGAAGCGCGGCATTGCTGCGAGCTGTCTCAGG GTTCTTGA